One Erythrobacter sp. SDW2 genomic region harbors:
- a CDS encoding ribose-phosphate diphosphokinase, whose product MSVLLVFPGMEALATQIVERTGNHAHPVDLHHFPDGETLVTLPEQLVDQDVAILATLHEPDPLALPLTFAASTAREFGARSVGLIAPYLAYMRQDQRFAPGQAVSAPIFARFLQESIDWLVTADPHLHRVHSLGELFEIPTRRVETAPLLAEWIKPNVPDAVLLGPDGESRQWVAEVAQRAGRPFEVLEKVRSGDREVQVSVPQSEALLGGTPVILDDIASSGRTMIEAIARLADAGCSPPICVVIHAVFSGDAYNQILNAGAARIVTTNSIFHESNAISLAGPLSDAAAELTDNT is encoded by the coding sequence ATGAGCGTCCTTCTCGTCTTTCCAGGGATGGAAGCGCTTGCCACGCAGATTGTCGAGCGAACCGGGAATCATGCCCACCCGGTCGATCTGCACCATTTTCCAGACGGTGAAACCCTCGTCACTTTGCCCGAACAGCTTGTCGATCAGGACGTAGCTATCCTCGCAACGCTGCACGAACCAGACCCCCTCGCGCTCCCTTTGACCTTTGCAGCCAGCACTGCGCGGGAGTTCGGAGCAAGGTCCGTCGGCCTCATCGCGCCCTATCTTGCCTACATGCGCCAGGACCAGCGCTTCGCTCCCGGTCAGGCCGTCAGCGCGCCGATATTCGCACGCTTCCTTCAGGAGAGCATCGACTGGCTGGTTACTGCCGATCCGCACCTCCACCGGGTTCATTCGCTTGGCGAGTTGTTCGAAATCCCCACGCGGCGCGTCGAGACTGCACCGCTGCTTGCCGAATGGATCAAGCCGAACGTGCCTGACGCAGTGTTGCTCGGCCCGGATGGCGAGAGCCGGCAGTGGGTTGCCGAGGTCGCACAGCGCGCGGGCCGTCCATTCGAGGTCTTGGAGAAGGTTCGCAGCGGAGATCGCGAGGTGCAGGTAAGCGTTCCTCAAAGCGAGGCGCTGCTGGGTGGAACGCCCGTCATCCTAGACGATATTGCGTCCTCGGGTCGGACGATGATCGAGGCGATCGCGCGACTGGCCGATGCCGGATGCAGCCCGCCCATTTGCGTTGTCATCCACGCTGTCTTTTCGGGCGATGCCTACAACCAGATCCTCAATGCTGGTGCTGCGCGGATCGTCACCACCAACTCCATTTTCCATGAGAGCAACGCAATCTCGTTGGCTGGCCCCTTGTCCGATGCCGCCGCCGAACTAACCGATAACACGTGA